The candidate division KSB1 bacterium genome includes the window CATGATCACATAGCGCCGCAAGCGATCGTCCTGCGTTAAACGATAGCCTCTTTGTGTGGCCAACTCGTTTTTGTCAATGGTCTGATAATAGTTCGGAATTTCCTTTATATTTTGCGCATACACATCCTGAAGCTGACTGATGCTCGACATGCCCAGGCCGTATAAATCACAACCCGATTGCGTGGAATACCCCTGAAAATTGCGGTAGAGGGTTTTCTCGTATAAAGCTTGAGTTAACGAATCATCAGCTTTGGCAAAATGGTCCATGCCGATGTAAACGTACCCTACCGAAGTCAACTTTTCGATGGTGGCTTTTAAAATGCAGAGTTTTTCGCTGGCTTTAGGCAAGGTCGTGTTCTCGATGATGCGCTGATGTTTTTTCATCCACGGCACATGAGCATAATTGAAAACGGCAAGCCGATCCGGAGAGACATCGATAATTCGGTCGAGTGTGCGGCTAAACGAATCGACTGTTTGGAAAGGCAGTCCGTAGATCAAGTCCAGATTGATGCTGTCGAAGCCGCGCGCACGCAAACCCTGAAATGCCCAGCGGGTCAATTCTTCTGATTGCAATCGGTTGATCGTTTCCTGAACCTTTGGCTCGAAATCCTGAACTCCCATACTGGCGCGGTTGAATCCGACCTCGTGCAGCGCATCCAGATGTGCATCAGTCAGGCCTCTCGGATCGATCTCCACGCCAATTTCAGCGTCCCGATGAAAATCAAAATGCTCACGGATGCCGTCGAACAGACGACGAATCTGCTCGGGACTCAAGTACGTGGGGGTGCCGCCACCCCAATGCAATTGCGCGACTTGACGGCCACTTTTGATTTTCGAGCTAATAAGCTTAATTTCTTTAAGCAAATAATCAATGTATTCATCGATGCGCTGGCGGTTGTGAGTAATGATCATGGTGCAGCCACAAAAATAGCACAGGGTGTCGCAAAACGGCAGGTGGAAGTACAAGGAGAGATCGACTGGATCGTAGTTCTTATTGGTGCGACGGATTTCTTCTTGAAATTCCTGCTGACCAAATTCAGTAGTAAACTGTGGCGCCGTAGGATAGCTGGTATAACGCGGACCCGGCCGGTCGTACCGGCGCAGCATCTCAATATCGACAATCATTGGTTTAGATTTATTTTTGCTCATGAAACTTCGGACTCTCTTCTTTCACAAACTGCACCATAGCTTGGGCATGCTGCACCGGCGTTTGCGGCAAAATACCGTGACCTAAGTTGAAAATGTGTCCCGAACCTTTGCCCGCCTTTTCCAGCACATGAATCACTTCCGCTTTAATGCGCTCCACCGGGGCAAATAGGGCACAGGGGTCTAAATTCCCTTGCAGTGCCACTTTGCCATTCACCCGCTTCTTGATCTCCGCCAGGTCCTCCCGCCAGGAAATGCTCAGAACGTCCACGCCGATGGCAGCAAGGGCTTCCACGGAATGGCCCGCTTCCCGCGCGAACACGATGATGGGAGCGCCGTGCTGTTTCACGCGTCGTACCACTTTATTTAGGTAAGGCAGCGAAAACAGGCGATAATACTCCGGCATCAAAATTCCGGCCCAGCTATCAAAAATCTGCACCACATCGGCTCCCGCTTTGATTTGGCCGACCAAGAAATCCGCCACCGCAGTTGACAGTTTATCCAGCAAGGTTTTCAGGAGCTCTGGCCGGGTATACATCAAAGTCTTGATCTGAGTAAAATCTTTCGAACCATGCCCTTCAATCATATAAGCCGCCAGAGTCCACGGTGCGCCGGCAAAACCGATGATGGGCACATGACCGGCCAGCTCTGTGCGAACCCGTTTAATTGCCTCAAAAACATAGGTTAGCTTTTCTTCGACATCGACAGGGGATAGCGCTTCAATATCTTTTTCATTTCGCAGCGGTCTCTCAAAAACCGGTCCCCGCCCTTCAAAAAAATTTAAATCCATCCCCATCGCTTCAGGAATCACCAGAATATCGGAAAAAATAATCGCCGCGTCGACACCCAAAATATCCACTGGTTGCAGCGTAACCTCCGCTGCTAATTCCGGAGTACGACACAGGGTGAGAAAATCTACTTTCGCGCGTACCTTCTGATATTCGGGCAAATAGCGCCCTGCCTGTCGCATGATCCAAACAGGGGTCCGTGGAATCGGCTCCCTCCGACAGGCTCTGATCAAGAGGTCATTCTGTAATCGCTGGCTCACTGAAGTACTCCGAAATGGCTTCTACGAATTCGGCAACCGTGGATTTTTGCGCTAAAATGTCCACCGAGAAATCGTGTTTTGCAATCGCATCTGCGGTAACGGTCCCAATTGCTGCGACGGCACAGCCATTGCGCTTGCAAACAGTTAGCTTTTCCTTACCAAATACCGCAAGGAAATTCTTAAATGTCGATGGACTCGTAAACGTTAATAAATCTATCTGCTTTCCATCCATTTTCTCTGTTGGATTTTCTGCTTTGGGAGCCTGGATCTTATAAACCGCGACAACATCCACGTTTGCTCCGTAAGCCCGCAGCCCCTTTTCCAGGATGTCTCTGCCCCCCTGAGCCTTCGGAATTAGAACATTTTTCCCGCTCATGTTCAGATCGTGAAAAGATTGCACAAGCCCTTCCGCGTTAAACTCCTCAGGCACAAAGGTCACCCGGACACCGAATCTCCTGAGCTCAACCTCCGTGCGCTCACCGACCGCTGCAATTCGCCTAGCGTTTAAATCTGCGGCGCTTTTCTTTCTTTCGTCCAGACGCTGGAGAAAGAATCGAGCACCGTTCGTCGAAGTGAATACAATCCAATCATAGTCAAAGAGATTCTCGATGGCCTCATCGCACGCTTGCCAGGAGTCAGGCTCGATGAATTCAATGGTCGGAATGTGGATGACTTCGGCGCCGGCACAGATTAAGGCGGCTATTAGCTCCTGAGCTTGCTCAGCTGCACGCGTGACCACCACGGTTTTTCCGGTTAGCGGTTTTTTCATATCAACTGTTGATTCCCGATTTCTCGAGGAGACTTTCGGCCAGTCGCGAAGCCAGGTCCATCGCCTCCTCAAGGGTTCCCTCTAATTGGTCTCTATGAAAATCTTTACCGTGCTCATTGGCAGAAAAACCTTGCAGAACGACTTTGCCACTCCGAACGCGACAAAACGCGGCCATGGGGGTCTGGCAGCCGCCGCCCAGGTGCTCTAAGAACAATCGCTCCGCTTTGACCGCGATTTCGGTTTCACGATCGTTCAAAGGTGCAATCAGATTTCCGGTCTCCTCATCATCCTGTCGAATTTCAATACCTAACGCCCCCTGACCGACTGCCGGAATCATCAGTTCGCAACTCAAGAACTGCTGAATTCGATCTTGCCATTTTAAGCGAGCCAAACCCGCAGCGGCCAAAATAAGGCCGTCGTAATCGCCGGTTTCAGCTTTCTTGAGGCGCGTGTCGATATTGCCGCGAATATCGATGACATCAAAGTCGGGGCGAACCTTCAACAACTGTGCTTTGCGGCGCAAGCTGCCGGTGCCAATTTTCGCGCCTGCAGGCAATTCTTCCAGGTTTTTGTGCAGCCGGGTAACCAGGACATCTCTGGGATCAGCCCTTTCGGGAATGGCCCCTATCATCAGATCCGGCACCGATTCCGTGGGAAGGTCCTTCATACTGTGGACGGCCAAATCGATTTCGCCATCCAGCAATTTCTCTTCGATCTCTTTGACAAAAACACCCTTGCCCGGCATCAGGGTCAAGGAGGTGTCCAGAACCTTATCGCCCGTGGTAACAACTTCTAAAACCTCGATCTTCAATTGTGGATGAATGTGGAATATTCGATCGATCACCCATTGCGTCTGAGCTTTCGCCAGCATACTGCGGCGCGTGCCAACGCGGAGGACTTTTTTGGAATTTCCCGGGCTCACTTATTTTGTGGATAGTCTTCTAAATCAAACAAGTTTTGAACTGCCGCGGCATAATGATCTCCATTGCCTTCAGATGCTTCTTCTCTTAAGCGGGTCAAAGGTTGGTGCAGAAGTTTATTGACAATTCTGCGGCTTAAATCTTGCATTACTTCGGCGTCCTTATCTGAAAGCGTGCCTTTAAATTTTCGGAACGCACGCTGCAATTCTTGTTCGCGAATTTTTTCCCCTCTGTGACGCAACTTGGTTATTACAGGCTTAGCTTTCAGAGATTGATACCATGCCATAAAGTTGGCAACCTCTTCATTGATAATGTCCTGGACGCGATTGATTTCGCTGCAGCGGCGCTCAAGGTTCTCCTCGATTTGAGTCTCTAATTGGTCAATATTATAGAGTTGAATGTTAGGAAGTTTGCCGATTTCCGGCTCAACATCTCTGGGCACAGCGATGTCGATTATAAGACGGCACCGTTCTCCGTATTTTTTCAGCACATTTTTCATTGCTTCCAAAGTCAAAACGGCATGAGGTGCACCGGTAGAGCAGATTACCACGTCTGCTTCTCCAAGGGATTCCTGCAAGCGATCGAAACTTAAAGCTCGAACATGAAACTTTCCCTGAACGTTTTTGGTACGTTCTTGACTTCTATTGATGATGGTTACATTTTGAGCGCCAAGTTGAAATAGTGTTTTAATGGCAATCAAACTCATTTCACCGATTCCGATGATGAGTATGTTAAGATCTGAAATATCTGGAAACGCCGTTCGCACTAAATTAACCGCTGCTCCGCTGATCGATAGAAAATGTTTGCTTATTTCAGTTTCGGTGCGGGCTCGTTTCCCCACCCTTAGCGCACTTCCAAATAGAGTTGAAAGCAACACCCCTGCGGTTCCAGACTGCTGCGCCAATTCAAAAGCTTCTTTCACTTGACCTTGAATCTGACTTTCGCCCATCACCATGGAATTGATGCCACTGGTGACACAGAACAGATGCTCTATAGCGCTACGATTTGATAATGTATACAAATAACCTTCAAAATCTTTAGGGTGGATCTGATGAAAATCTGAGAGAAATGATTTGATTTTGCCTGCTGCAAGTTCAGCGTCATTTCTTACAGCATAAATCTCCACCCGATTACAGGTGGAGAGAATGACCGTTTCAGGTACTTCAGAATTTGTGCTACCATTGTTTTTAGTTAGTTGTGAAAGTGCTTCAATGACTCGTTTTGACGAAAACGCTAATCGCTCTCTTATTTCGATAGGCGTGTTTTTGTGATTAAGTCCAAGTAAAAAAAAATCCATGAGTAGTCACATTTTGTGCAAGAACAAAGTTTTTGTTTTATAATATTTGGAACAATTGTTATCTTGTTCAAAAATTATACCAGGCTTTTGCAGAAAATATTTTTTAGCAAGGATCTAAAGTGGGTTGTAAATTTTCAATTTAAGTGTTTGAAATTTATAGCCTTAAGAAAAGGACCGAATTGACAAATTTCGTTTGGCATATAAGCCACTTAAAAAACAGGGTCGCGCGTGTTTTTCAATGTGAAAAACATATTTTTAATTTTGAAAAAACGTAATTAAGGTGAGTAGCTGCTTTGAGGCTGGAAACACAACACAGAGCACAGCAGAAAAGAATTCCAGGGTTGTACGCTACAACAAGAAATGGGATGCCTATTAAATTGCAGCCGATGAAAGAGACCAAATTTTTATTTTTCTGGGCTTTGATTATCGCAAGGATAATTCAATTACTTTAACGTTGATTTTGTCACTATAAACTACGATCTTTTGTGCCACATTCATTACAGTAGAAATGTATTTTGCCATCTGAACCAAGCATGACTATTTGCTTGTGGTTATTCTCAGGAACAGCTCAATTTCCTTTTGCGAAACGATTGAAGAGAACCGCTGGCCAACTTCTTCTTAAGTCTTTTCCTGCCGTACGGATAGGCCGTACGAATCCACCACTCGGTCGGCGCCCGACTCGGAGTATTCGGCAGACACGAGCTTCAAAGCTACGAGAACATGACGATTGGCGGAAGGGACGAACCCAATAAACCTCGCCAAAGTGACCCGTGCAACCAAAACCAGGTGCCCACTCAACCAAATCAGAAAAGCAAAGCTGCTCACGATGTGAACCATATCCACGTATAAAAAATCCCCTTTTGGTTTAAATCAAAAACAAGTGGAAATCCTGAAATAATAACAACGCAGATTGTTAAAAAAGAAAAGAGGCCGATTTTGTAATGAAATTGTGCAGCGTATTTCCTAACCGCGAAATAGTGTTGCCACTGGTAAATCGCATACGGTAGTAAAGCCGCAATTCCCAAAATCCAGTGAACGGTTGCAAGTGCGGTCGAGCTTCGTAAAAATTGTCCAAAAAAAACAGCAAGAAATCCGGAAAGAGATTCAAAAAACAAGAAGCTAAAAACGATTAACAGCAGGGGAGACTTCCATTTAGAAAGGGGTCTTTTGGTTTTGCCATTCTTGAGAAATTTCTCTAAGTTTCCTTTTTGGTCGGATCTCATTTTTCATATTAAGATAAGAATTTTCTTGAAAAATTTCAAACTTGAAAATTTTATTTAGGCTATTGATAAATCTAAGGAGATAAAGATGATGGTTATCTTGAAGGTGGTGCGTAAAACATTTCCGAAGCATCCAAACCTTCGAAAGGTTCAATCCGCATTTACTCCTCCAACGTCCTCACTTCGATCGTAGTCAACCGCAAGCGGTAGGAAAGTTCCCTCGCCATACCCAGGAGCATTTTTGAGGCCAGTAGCGATTCCTTTTTCACAAGATGCTGAAAATCGTCCACAGTCATATAAAGCAGCTCGGTTTCAGAGTCGGCGCGGACCGTTGCTGAGCGGGGCTGCTGTTCGAGGATGGCCATGTCGCCAAAAAAGACGCCCTCGCCAAATGTGGCCAGTCGGCGGGCACGGCCGTTTTGGGAAAGTTTGGCAATCACGCTTACTCCGCCGGAGAGAATGAAGTAAATTTTGTCCCCCGGATCGCCTTCCTGAAATACGATGTCGGATTTCTTAAATTGAAGAGGGTGCATATATTTTTTAACCTTTTGCAACTGCTTCGGTGTTAAGTCTTTGAAAATATCCAGGCTTTGCATGGTGATTTTTTCCGGCGGGATTTGTGTCGCTTCTAATTCTGTCTGAATTAAGACGTCTTCAGCCCACTCCTGTGCCAGGTCGGTATCCGGGAAAATATATGCCGGGCCAATCACCTCGATTACACCCACGTCTTGCATGAGTCTTTTCATGTGTTCTTTGTCCTCATCCCCGGGCATATCCAAATAGCTGATTGCCAAAAAGTTGCCTTTCTCGTGAACGCGATCAACGATTTGTTTCAGGAGCTGCGCACCGGTGAGGTCGATGGTGTGTACACGCTTGAAGTCGAGAATAATACAGAAACTGTCGAGGTTTTTTTCTAATTCTGCGAGCAGTTTGTCGCAGGTACCAAAAAAGAGCGAGCCGTTCAGCTCGTAAACTTTGATCAAGTGACCTTTCTTCTCGAGGATTTCCGTGGCCGCGTGGCTGCGAACTTTTTTAGAGCGAATCAGGTCGCCGGTGTACATTCGGCGCACAATGTTCTTGCCGATTTGCTCTTTAATAAAAAGAAAAGCCGTAATGACCAAACCGATTAAAACCGCGATAATCAAATCAATAGCCACTGTAATTACCGTAACCGCGACGATAACAAGCAGATTTCCTAACGCGGATTTTTTTCGGGAAAGATTGATGCTTTCCGACTCAATCATTGAGACGGAGGTAATGAGAAGAATCCCTGCCAGCACCGACATGGGAATCCATTGTACCATATTCCCCATAAAAAGAACAACAAGCAAAACGATGACACTGTTCACAACTCCTGCAAGAGGAGTTCGTGCACCCGCATTGACATTGACCATGGTTGCGAGTGTCGAGCCTGCAACCGGCAGCCCGCCAAAAGCAGCAGAGGCGACATTCCCGATTCCCTGACCGAATAGTTCCTTGGTGCTGTTATGTTTGGATTTGGTAGCCATATCGGTGACCACGGAAGTTAACAATGTATCGATTGAAGCGAGAATGCTTAAGGTCAAGGCGGGAATAATTAAGGCAGTCAGTTTTGACACGGGGATTAGAGCGCTCACACTAAAGAAATTCATCACTTGTTTTGGGGTCGGAAAAGCGCTGGGGATATATCCGATGATTAAAGGGTTGTTTTCAATTTGCAGCAGGGAGGGATTAAAAAATTTTCCAATTGCGAAGTAGGCGGCGACGCCACATAGCAGTCCGACCAATGAACTTGGAACAGCTTTGGTTATTTTTTTTGCCGTCAACATCATAATGATGGTCACCGCGCCGACAATTAAAGTTTCATATCGAAAATCTGCACTCCCTGAAAAAATTGCCAGAAGATTCGTGTCTTCAGAAACGCCAAACAACGGCCGCAATTGCCCGAGAAAGATAATAATGGCAATACCATTCATGAAACCGGCGATGACCGGGTAAGGAATAAATTTAATAAGTTTACCGCCGCCCACAGCTCCCATGATGAGCTGCAGTAATCCGGCCATTAAAATGGTCATGGAAACCAGGACTAAAATCACCATGACCTGGTTTTCACCCAAAGCGGCAATTTCCGGATCCTTTAACAGGGTAGCAATAATAGAGGTAACCATCACCGACATCGGCGCGGTGGGAACGGCAATTTGTCCGGGTGTGCCGCCAAAAATGCTGGTGAGAATGCCGGCAACGATAACGCCGTAAAGTCCGGTCAGTGCGCCCTGAGCAATGTATTCTTCACCGAGCGGCGCAAACGCCACCACACCAAAGGCGATCGCCAGAGGCAGCGCAATTACGGATGTGGTGATACCCCCCATGATATCGCCTTTAAGGTTGGAAAAAAGTTTCACCCGATGATGCCTCCTTAAATTTTAAAACTTAATTAGCCGGATGTTGCGGCCGCAGGTGTGGTGCATAGCTTGTTTATAATATAGCAAATTTTTCAAAAGGTGCGGAAAGAGTCAAATCATAAATCTGTAGGGTATTGAATTATCGGTTGAAATTTGGCTAAAAAATGTTACATTGCACGCGGATTGAAGAATCACACTGATAAAAAACAAATTATATCTTAACTGGAGGTTTTAATGTCTATCCTTTTTTTAGTATTTCGTTCACTGATAGTTTTTATGCTGATTGGAGCCGGTTCAAGTCGGGGTCAAATTATTTTTCAGGAAAAAGCCGCTTCGCCTTACTTAGTTGTCCTCGGTATTGCCCAGGACGGCGGGGTTCCTCAAGCGGGTACCAAGAAACATTCCGGTTGGGAAGACAACAGATTTAAACGACATGTTGTTTGTCTTGCTTTAGTTGACCCGGTGAGCAAAGAGCGCTGGATGTTCGAGGCAACCCCTGACTTCAGAAAGCAGCTTCACAATTTGGATAAAATAGCTCCGGTAGATGAAACGCCGGGGTTGATGGGCATTTTCCTGACCCATGCCCATATTGGGCATTACACCGGCCTTATGTTTCTCGGTCACGAATCAATGGGAGCGCAGGGCGTGCCTGTCTTTGCAATGCCCAAAATGTTTGAATATTTGAGCACGAACGGTCCCTGGGCTCAACTGGCTCGTTACAACAATATTGCTTTGAAAAAGCTAAAGCACGGCACTCAAATAAAGTTAAATGACCGTCTAAATGTAACGCCGTTCTTAGTGCCGCATCGGCAGGAATATTCGGAAGTGGTTGGCTACCGAATTGATGGACCCAATCACTCCGTGCTTTTTATCCCCGATATAGACAGTTGGGAAGAGTGGGATGATTGGGGCACTCGAATTGAGGAGATGATTGCCGAGGTCGATGTAGCTTATTTGGATGGATCTTTCTTTGCCAACGGTGAGATACCCGGCCGCGACATGTCCGGATTTCCGCATCCGTTTATCTCACATAGTATGAAGCGTTTTGCTTCTTTGCCTTTAAAAGAACGTCAGAAAGTTCGCTTCATTCATTTGAATCATACAAACCCTGCTTTGATTCCCGGCAGTAAAGCTCGCCTTGAGATTGAGAAGAATGGTTTTCGAGTTGTAGAGGAAGGGGAGAGAGTTGAGCTATAGTCTTTATCACTACAATCGTAAAAAGCATCCTCGCAGTTTACCCTGAGCCCGTCGAAGGGCTTCGGAATGGCGACTGAAAGCGTCGGGCTTCCCCTTCGGAATTGAGTCGCTCTATAGCGCCTCCTACAAGCAGAACTATCCTGGCCTACAAATTTAGCTTCACACCGACCGTCGCATTCAAACCATTGAGAGAAGTATTTACTTCCTTAACTATAATATTATAACTGTAGTTAGTCGTCGGGACTAGTGTGGCAGTTAGTACCGGATAATTGCTAATCATATAACCAGCTTCCACAAAGAAGTTCATTTTGCGGGCGGAGAAGAGGTCTGCGCCGACAATGGGCTTAAATCCAAACTCTCTGAAAGTTTCTTCACCAGACTGTTTAAAACCGAACACAGTTTGACTACTCGTCTTATCTCTGATAAAGACAACGCCAAAGCCGGCGCCAAAGTAAACTCGAATGCTGCTTCCTAGCTGACTCAAATAGTATTTTCCATCGAACATGAGGGTCCTCACCTGGATCTCTTGATTTTGTCTCTGGGGAATACGCATCCTCGGGTCAATAAAGCCGGCGAGGGGAGGAGGGGGGGTTATGGAAGCCTCTTCCGACCAATGAGTCACCTGTAAGCGGACGCCCAAATTTGTTGACAATTGGTATCCTACAAAGCCGCCAAGCAAAAAATTCCCCTCAAGCTTGTCAATATCGGTGCCATCGCTGTAGGTTACTTCATACCTCTCGTTTACTTCAGCCAGTACAGGCCTGTAAAAAGCGCCCATGCCGCCGATAGATAATTTTCCCTGGCCAAATAGACTAAGCGGCATCAGTATGCTAATTGAAATCAGTGAAATAATTATTTTATTCATGGCTCTCTCCCTCTTTACCTGAAAGTTCAAAAGTTGTACATTCTACAACGAAGGTTTGGTCGTCAAAAATGACTATAATCGCACGGTTGGTTTTCATCTTCCCTTCTTCTAATTTAATGAGAATTTAAACACTGTATTTTCTAATAAGAGAAATTAACTTGCAATTTTCTCTCACTTTTCCTGGCACTGCATTCTGCCTTACATTAGATTATTCGGCCGAATGATTAAACAAAACAAGCCAATTAGTCGGAATAAACCTGTGTTTTGTCATTGCTTTGATGACAGTAATTATTACAAATCAAAAAGGTTAAAGTTGTTTTCAATAGGGAAAGACATTTGAGTTTGTCAGGCCTAGTTACCTGAAAGTTCGATTATAAAAAACATTATATTATGCACCTGTGTCTTTACATGGTAGCCTGAGCGGGGAGACGAACTTCAAAAAGAAATTAATACCAAATTTGTCAAGAGAAATTTGGTATTAAGAGGTTACCTCCAAAACGCCAAGCCAGCTTGCGAAGTAGAAGAGGAGCCGGAAGTTAGCCCAACCTTAATTTCACTCTTGAATTGCAACTCACAGGAACCTCGGTTTTCCGTTTGTCTTTCATCCGGGCATGATAACTACCCATGTGCAATTTTTTAATTTCCTTGAGATAATTTAAGTTGATGATGGCAGACCGGTGCACACGAACAAAATCGTCAGGAGGGAGGTCGGCTTGCAACTGGTTTAAGCTCTGATTCAAAAGGGTTAGAAAACCCATAGTTAAGAACCTTTTAGGTTTGCTAACTATCTTATGCGGGCCCGTTAAACTCAACAACAGAAAGATCGAAGTTGCTATAAAGAATGTAAAAATAAAACTTGCGGCTATTTGAAGCAGCCAATTTGAATGACTCAGACTGGAAAACAGAGATCCCAAAAACAGACTAATTATGATTATAGCCACAAGGAGCCTTTTAAGATCTCTCCAGTTGAGCGCACATTTTAACCGCTCGTTTAGTTTTTTTGGCGAAATTCATTTGGTTTGCAAAGTTTATATGTTTTTTTTTGCTATCCTCTATCTTCGAAAATCAGCGCTCTAACCACAATTTCATTGTTTTCGTCACTAAATCAGCCGCGTCCTGCTGCACAAAATGCCCTGCTTCCGGGATGGTTACCAAAGTCAAATCCTTTTCCAGCCACTCCCAGGTGCCGTTGAGGGCGTGATGCAACAAGTACTGGTCTTGCAAACCGTGAAACATGAGCACCGGTGCTTTAACTTTTATTAATGGCGCAGCAGGTGCACTGATAGTTGTAGTGCCTGCGGATTGTCGCGGATAGTTTTGTTTGTAGTAGTTCAGCATCGCCTCAAAATCCGATCGTTTGAATGCTTCGACATATTTGGCTTTAGCATCCGGGTCCTTAACCCAAGCGGCGAGACCCTCGGCAGTTAACAATTTGTGTGCCCCTTCTTTTTGAAAATCACGGGCGTATTGGCTGTTCTTTTGCTGTTCTTCGTTCTGCGCCATCTCTCTCATCAGACCACGAGGATGCGGAAGATTCAAGATGATTAGTTTTTCGGTCATTTGCGGAACATGCATTGCGAACTGCCAGGCGATGGCACCGCCCCAATCGTGTCCGACGATGACGGCTTGCTCTTCTCCCAAATGTCGAATCACAGCGACCACATCACTCACCAGAAGCCGCATGGCATAATTTTCCTGGCCTTTGGGTTTATCACTGCGATTGTAACCGCGTAAATCCATGGCCACGACTTTGTGATTTTCAGAAAGTACCTCCATTTGGTGGCGCCAGGTGTACCAGAAATCCGGAAAGCCGTGCAGCATGACAACGAGCGGGCCCTCGCCTAAACTAACATAATGGATTTTTACTCCGTTGTTATCTGCGTAGTCGTGCTTGACGCGTTTTTCGAGATCTGAGTCATTTGCAAACGCGGCTGCCACAACACCAATGCACAGAATGAGCTGCTGAAAAAATGTTTCCATAAGAACCTCCGTGGTATAAAAAAATCGTTGCGGAGATAGACGAATGATCCCCGCAACATACAGTCCTACCTGAAAAATTGGATCGAAAGAAAAGCCAATTTACTCGGTTTTGCCTTTCGGGGTATAATCCTTCATGTTCTTTACTTTAACAGCGTCTGGAGCAAATTTGCTACCTAGAAAAAGTCCGCCGCTCACCGGCGTGTAGAGTTCGATGGCAATTTGAGAAATAGGTAAATTGGTCGCCTCAAAATGCTCTTTGTCCGAAAATGTAATGGAGGCAATTACCATAATCGGGCCCAAATCGTCAGGAACATCTTTTAAAGGAGTATATTCCTGCTCATCCGGGAAGAAGGCTTCCTGAACACCCTGGTGCATATCACTGTTGTACCAGTTTAAAACCGCTTTCTTGTTTTCGAACCAGGCGAATATACATTGTTTGCCGTCCGGAGTTTGTGCGGTTTCTACGCCAATGCAGCCCTCAATTGTTTTCAGACCGCCAACCAGATCAGGGAAGCCTCTGCCATCTCTGTTAGGATGCCCCTCATCCTGGGAAAAACCG containing:
- a CDS encoding SLC26A/SulP transporter family protein → MKLFSNLKGDIMGGITTSVIALPLAIAFGVVAFAPLGEEYIAQGALTGLYGVIVAGILTSIFGGTPGQIAVPTAPMSVMVTSIIATLLKDPEIAALGENQVMVILVLVSMTILMAGLLQLIMGAVGGGKLIKFIPYPVIAGFMNGIAIIIFLGQLRPLFGVSEDTNLLAIFSGSADFRYETLIVGAVTIIMMLTAKKITKAVPSSLVGLLCGVAAYFAIGKFFNPSLLQIENNPLIIGYIPSAFPTPKQVMNFFSVSALIPVSKLTALIIPALTLSILASIDTLLTSVVTDMATKSKHNSTKELFGQGIGNVASAAFGGLPVAGSTLATMVNVNAGARTPLAGVVNSVIVLLVVLFMGNMVQWIPMSVLAGILLITSVSMIESESINLSRKKSALGNLLVIVAVTVITVAIDLIIAVLIGLVITAFLFIKEQIGKNIVRRMYTGDLIRSKKVRSHAATEILEKKGHLIKVYELNGSLFFGTCDKLLAELEKNLDSFCIILDFKRVHTIDLTGAQLLKQIVDRVHEKGNFLAISYLDMPGDEDKEHMKRLMQDVGVIEVIGPAYIFPDTDLAQEWAEDVLIQTELEATQIPPEKITMQSLDIFKDLTPKQLQKVKKYMHPLQFKKSDIVFQEGDPGDKIYFILSGGVSVIAKLSQNGRARRLATFGEGVFFGDMAILEQQPRSATVRADSETELLYMTVDDFQHLVKKESLLASKMLLGMARELSYRLRLTTIEVRTLEE
- a CDS encoding pyrroloquinoline quinone biosynthesis protein PqqB; its protein translation is MLIGAGSSRGQIIFQEKAASPYLVVLGIAQDGGVPQAGTKKHSGWEDNRFKRHVVCLALVDPVSKERWMFEATPDFRKQLHNLDKIAPVDETPGLMGIFLTHAHIGHYTGLMFLGHESMGAQGVPVFAMPKMFEYLSTNGPWAQLARYNNIALKKLKHGTQIKLNDRLNVTPFLVPHRQEYSEVVGYRIDGPNHSVLFIPDIDSWEEWDDWGTRIEEMIAEVDVAYLDGSFFANGEIPGRDMSGFPHPFISHSMKRFASLPLKERQKVRFIHLNHTNPALIPGSKARLEIEKNGFRVVEEGERVEL
- a CDS encoding outer membrane beta-barrel protein, whose translation is MNKIIISLISISILMPLSLFGQGKLSIGGMGAFYRPVLAEVNERYEVTYSDGTDIDKLEGNFLLGGFVGYQLSTNLGVRLQVTHWSEEASITPPPPLAGFIDPRMRIPQRQNQEIQVRTLMFDGKYYLSQLGSSIRVYFGAGFGVVFIRDKTSSQTVFGFKQSGEETFREFGFKPIVGADLFSARKMNFFVEAGYMISNYPVLTATLVPTTNYSYNIIVKEVNTSLNGLNATVGVKLNL
- a CDS encoding LytTR family transcriptional regulator, translating into MGFLTLLNQSLNQLQADLPPDDFVRVHRSAIINLNYLKEIKKLHMGSYHARMKDKRKTEVPVSCNSRVKLRLG
- a CDS encoding alpha/beta hydrolase — translated: METFFQQLILCIGVVAAAFANDSDLEKRVKHDYADNNGVKIHYVSLGEGPLVVMLHGFPDFWYTWRHQMEVLSENHKVVAMDLRGYNRSDKPKGQENYAMRLLVSDVVAVIRHLGEEQAVIVGHDWGGAIAWQFAMHVPQMTEKLIILNLPHPRGLMREMAQNEEQQKNSQYARDFQKEGAHKLLTAEGLAAWVKDPDAKAKYVEAFKRSDFEAMLNYYKQNYPRQSAGTTTISAPAAPLIKVKAPVLMFHGLQDQYLLHHALNGTWEWLEKDLTLVTIPEAGHFVQQDAADLVTKTMKLWLER
- a CDS encoding antibiotic biosynthesis monooxygenase, translated to MFTFTETGFSQDEGHPNRDGRGFPDLVGGLKTIEGCIGVETAQTPDGKQCIFAWFENKKAVLNWYNSDMHQGVQEAFFPDEQEYTPLKDVPDDLGPIMVIASITFSDKEHFEATNLPISQIAIELYTPVSGGLFLGSKFAPDAVKVKNMKDYTPKGKTE